From the Vicinamibacterales bacterium genome, the window AGCACGGCCTTTCCAGGCGGTCCCTTGTCGTGGAAATAGGCGAGCGCCGAACGACACAAGCGCCGGGCCGCACGCAGGTCCTCCTCGCGCAGGAACACCATGGCGCGGTACAAGTCGGTGATCATCAGCCAGTGCCGGTTCCGCTCGCGGCCGAACACCTCACGCGCCCGCCCGAACAACGCGAGGGCCCGTCGACCTTCGCCGGCGCGCGACGCAGCGGCTCCCATGTTCACCAGCGCCTTCCCCATCTCGTACCGCATGTGCAACGCACGAAATGCGCGCCACGCACTGGTCGCCAGGCGCTCCCCCTCGTCGTTCAGGTTGAGTTCGAGATAGATCTCGGACTGGTCGAGATCGCAAAGAGCCTGATGATACGGGTCACCAACCCGCCGGCAGTATGCGCGGGTGCCGCGGTACAGCTCGATCGCACGGGCGTATTCGCCGCGCAAGTAGTGCAGGTAGGCGATGTTGTAGTCTGTTTCCGCCGCCACGCGTGGCATCCCGTGCTGCTCGCACCAGGTACGGGCCCTGCGGCACGCGTCGAGCGCCTGCGGGAAGTCGTTGAGGCTGATCAAGCACACGGCCATGTTGCGGAGGACGATCCCAACGTCCTCCGGCGTGCCGTGCTCGGTCAGCACACGGTGCGCCCGGCGATAGCACGCCAGCGCCTCGTTGAACCGGTCCTGTCTGTAGAGCACGTTGCCGACATTGGAATCGAGCCGCCCCAGCCGAAGCGTATCGTCGAGTGCGGTGAACACGCCTCGTGCTTCGGCCGCCCACGCGTGGGCACGTTCGTAATCGCCGAGATAGATCAGCGTCTGGAGGGCGCCGCTCAGGGTGATCGCGCGCTCCAGCGCCGCTTCCGGCGAGACGAGCCGGTCGAGGGCCGCCCGGTAATTCGCCAGCGCGGCCCGATGCCGGCCCCGCATCGAGAGGATGTGGCCAGCCGTGCGCTGGCTTCTCGCCTGTTCCGATGCGTCTCCCAGGCGTCTGGCCACCAACCGGGTGGCGCACACCAGGCGGTCCGCCCTGGCAAGGTTGACGCGTGCGGCGCGCATGGTCGCGGTGTGCAGCCGTCGGACGAGATCGCTGTCCGAGGCCCTGGGCGCGTGGGCGAGCAGCGTCCGGCGGACGTCGTGGGCGGCCGCCCGGCCCAGCGCACGCACGAGAGCGTCCGGGCTCATCGTTCGACCGCCTTCTTGAGTTTGTCGAGACATCGCCCGCGGATGAATCCGATCGACCCGGTCGCGAGCCCCAGGCTGGCCGCCACCTCGGCGTATGGCCGCGGCGGATCCTCGAAGAACAGCATGTGGACCATTGCCTGGCACCGGGGCGGAAGGCTGGCAATGGCCTCACGCAGGTCCTGGGCCCGATCGAGGGCCGACCGGTCGTCATCTGTCACCACGTGCGGGTCACCGATCATCGAGACATCGACATCCGATCGTTCCACCTGCTCGCGGCGCACCGACTGTTTCCGCCACCGCAGGGCCGCGTGCATCGTCACGGTGATCAGCCAACCGCGCAGCGCCGCCGCCTGACGCAGGCGGCCGAGCTCCGAATAGAGCTCCAGACAGACTGACTGGAAGATGTCCGCCGCGTCATCCGGGGTCGCATGGTAGCGGAGCGCGATCGAGTAGATGAGGCGCTTGTACTTGTCCACCAGGGCATGCCAGGCCCGCTCGTCACCCACCAGGCAGGCCCGGACCAGCGCGTCGTCCGCCCACGCGGGCGTCGGCTCGTCGTTCATCGCGATCGGCAGCCTCAGTCCGGCGCCCATGATCAGTGCGCGCCTCCACGCTGGTTGTTCTTCCAGTAGAGCTCCTCGACATTCGACAGCACGTAATGATCGAGGATCGCCGGACGGAAATTGCCCATGTCCTTCCTGGCGCCGACGAGGATGGAGGGACTCGCGATGGCAATGAGCGGCAACTCGTCCGCCACGATGTCCTGCACGCGGTCGTAGAGCCGCTTCCGCTCGATGGCGTCTGTCGTGACCGATTGACGCCGCATGAGATCGTCGATTTCCGCCTCCCACCTGGTTGCCGGCGTGCGCTGGCCAGGGTTCCACAGATGCGTCGGACCGTTCGACAGCCAGACGTTCATCTCGGCGGACGGATCCGCGTCGCCGCTCGCCAGCCCCAGCACGCATGCGTCGTAGTCGCGCGATTCGAGCACGCGGTTCAGCAGCGCACGGAATTCGAGTGTCACGACCGTCGCACGCATGCCGAGCTGCGACAGATCGTCCTGGACGATCGTGGCCATCTGCGTACGCGGCTGGTTGCCCGCGGCGACGAGAATCGTGAACTCGACGGGTGCGCCCTGCCCATCGTGCAGCCGGCCATCGGCACTCCACGTGAAACCGTCGCTTCGCAGGAGCTGCCGCGCGCGGTCGAGAGAACGTGGCGGCCGCGGAATCCCCTGGTCGATCCACCGCGCGTTCGCCGGCGTCACGTGAGTCCACAGCGGCGCGCCGTGCCCGCGGTAGACGAGCCGTACTACGGCGTCCCGGTCGATCGCCGCTGACACTGCCTGCCTGAAGGCGCGGCCACGAAACCACGCCTGCTTGCGTGCCACCGCCGGGAGACCGCGGCCCGCGAGGTCGTTCTGGTTGAAAAACAGGAAGTTGTACTCGAGGCCGGGCCCGAGATCGATCACCCGGTACCCGCCGTCCCGCTGGCCCGCCCGGAGCGACTCGTAGTCGTCGGCGGTGAGCCGCGTCACCAGGTCGGTCTCGGACGCCTGAAAGCGCAGCGCCTGCGCGCTCTCATCGGGCACCTGGATGAACGTGAGCCGCTGGAGATACGGCAGGGCCTGGCCACGGGCGTCCACCTTCCAGTAGTACGGATTCCGCTCGAGCACAATCCGTTCGCCGGGGACGTAGCGCGCCAGGCGGAAGGGACCGAGCCCCGCGATGGCCGACGGCGCGGTCGTCAGGTTCCATGCCTGAGAGAGCGTGCCCTCGGCGTATGCGCGTCCCAGCAGGTGCCGCGGCAGGATGGCCACGCTGTCGAACAGGCGTTCGCCGGCCGCCAGGGGGCTGGGAAGATCGACGGCCACGGTGAGCCCGTCGACCTTGCGGACGGTCATTGGTTTCCCGTCCGCCATGAGCAGTTCGCGCTGCGGCGAGTGCACGCGCTCATCCAGATAGACGCCAAAGCTGAAGATGACGTCGTCTGCATCGCAGGGGTGACCGTCGGAGAAACGAAGGCCGCGCCGAAGCGTCAGCGTGTAGTGACGACCGTCGGAGGTGACCGACCACGCCCGGGCGAGAGCGGGTTCGGTTCCAAGAGTCCCTCGGTTGATGTGGACGAGATCGGCCATCAGACGCCCGAGCACCTCGCGCGAAGGCGCGTCGATTGCCATCACCGGGTTGAATGTCTTCGGCTCGGCTCGCTGCGCGATGACCAGCTGGCCGCCGGGAATACCGGCGGACGCCGTGGTCGTCATCGGCTCTGCCATCCTGCCGCCGGGCGAACGCTCGAAGGCGCCCCCGCCCAACGCGCCGGTGGCCATCAGTATCGTCAGCAGACACACCGCGGAGTGTCGGCGCGTCATGTCAGCATGCCTCCGCCGTTGGGCGCGGGGCGCGGCCGAATCGCGGCATCTTCTCGATGTCCCGCGCCGCACGGTCGTACAGCGCGACCACCGCGACGATGGCGCCGAGCGGCGCGGCCAGCCACCAGTGGGACAGCACCAAGCCTGGAGGGATCATGCCTGCGGTCAACGTGCCCCAACTCGCCGTGGGCTCGGCAACACCGAGGCCCAGAAACGAGAGCGTGATCTCCGCGAGCACGTAGCGCGGGGCCAGCAACGCGGCCTGCGTCACTGCGACACCGATGGCCTGGGGCATCACGTGGCGCGCGAGCACGCGGAACGCCGTCGCGCCACAACTCCGGGCAGCGAGCACGTGGTCGCCGTCCCGCTCGGAGAGCACGACCGCACGAATCAGGCGCGCCGGTCGGGCCCAGCCAACCGCGCCGACGAGTCCCGCGGTGAGCAGAAACGTGCGAACGGGCGACAGGTCGAGCGGCAGAAGGCTGCGCAGCGCGAGCAGCAGGTAGAACCATGGCAGGGACAGGCAGGCGTCGGTCAGCCACATGAGGACGCCGTCCAACCACCCGCCGTGATAGCCGGCCACCGTGCCAATGACGATGCCGAGGCCGAGAGCGATTACCGTGGCCATCAGACCCGCATACAGCGTCGGCCGGGCCCCAATCACCAGACGGGACAGCAGGTCGCGCCCGTACCGATCCGTACCGAGCAGGAACAGACGCGCGGGCTCGTCCACGCCAAGCAGATGACGGTCCCAACCCACGAGACCTCCGAGTCGGTACGGCGCGCCTCTCGACCACAGCTGCAGCGGCATCGCCCTGCTCGGGTCCTCGCGCGGCGCACGGCTGGCCGGATCCATCCAAAACGGATAGACCAGCGGCCTCAGGTGCCAGCGACCGGCGGTGTCGACGAAGTGCAGCCGCGTCGGAGGCGCGAGCGCCAAGTCGCGGTGCTGACGGTCCGGCGCATCCGGCGCGAGCGGGTCCGCGAACAGCACCAGGGCGTGGAGCGCCAGCAGTGCCATCACGGCGTTGGGCGTCCGTATCCACATTGGCCCCATCCATGACTTCTCCAGCGCGTTCGTTCCGGCAAGCGGAAGGCCCGACGAACGTCCAGGTGTTACCGGTTCACGTATCGAGTTCGGAATGCGTGGTTCGGCATCCTGCCCAGCCGTGGGTCCACGAGCCGCGCAATCAGGTCCGACGCGGTGGTCGCCGTCCCGAGCATCACCATCGAGCAGACGCTCGCGCCGATCACCACGGGTATGTCCCGCGACCGGGTCGCCTCGACGAGCAGGGGGCCGAGGCCCGGCCAGCCCGTCACAACCTCAACCAGCAGCGACGCGCTGAAGAGTCCGGCTGCCGAGAGGCCGCCGAGCGAGATCAGCGGTGGCGCGGCCACCTTCAATGCCGATCGGAACAGCAGACGCCGGCGGGGGACGCCGCGCGCGCGTGCCGTGACGATGAACGGCGCTGCGAGAACTCCCACGACGCTGCTTCGCACATGGCGAACGAGCGTCGGCAGAAGACCGATCACGAGAACCAACGCCGGCAGCGCCAGGTGTGCCAATACATCGGCGGCCCACGCCGAGGCAGACGCGTCGTCGATCCGCGCCGACGCCAGTCCGCCAACCGGTGTGACACCGATCTGAATTGAAACCACGATGAACCCAAGGGCCAGAACCGGATCGGGGAGCGCGAGCGCGACGGCCAGGCACGAACCGATCGCGCGATCGAACCACGAACCCGCGCGCGCCGCCATCGCCACGCCGATTGGAATGGCGAGCAGCCATGCGAACGCCATGGCGACCAGGCCCAGCAGCAACGTTCTCCCGGCGCGGACCATCACGAGGGGCGCGACCGGAGTGTTGTATTCCAGCGAGATGCCGAGGTCACCACGCGCTGCCGACGCGATCCAGGAACCGACACGCATGAGGACTGGCCGATCGAGCCCGTGCCGCGCGCGGAGATCGCTCACGGCGCCCTGCGAGTAATGGGGTTCGAGGCGTAGCGGCTGATCGTAGCTGCCCGGCGCCCAGACGCTCGCGCCAACCGTGAGCAGCGCGATTGCCGCGATCAGCGTCGCAATATGAGCGAGGCGGTGAATCAGCAGGGAGATCATGGCTCACACGTGCAGAGGCACGTCCGCTGCCAGATAGGACGGGTGTCGTACAGTCCCCCGCAAGTGGCTGGTCCAGCGCGAGTTCGTTGATCGCGTGCACTTCCGCCGGTCCGCGTCACAGGGCGACCGAATTCCCGGCCGCGTAAGCCGTTTACGTAAAACGGTCAGTCGCCGCCGGTCGAATGCCCGGGCAGCGGGGCGCGTCACGCGCTGTGGCTTCGTCGAACGACGACTGCATTCCATACACGGCTGTCGGGTGGATGGACAACCACGCGGGTGTGCATCGGGACACCGCGCGGCGCCGCGGCGGCTCCAGCGCCCGGCAGGGCGCTGCGGTGCCGTGACAAATCCGGCGGATTCATGGAGATTCTGGTGTTCGCAGCCGTCGCTAACGGCGGCCGTTCAGCTCTGGTACAACCCGTGCAGGCTGGAGAGGCCGTTCCGCGGAGATCGAGCGACGCAGGCGCGCTCTGTCGAGACCCCATCTCACACCCAACGATCGTAGGTGTTCCGGCAGGTTTGCGAATCGGCGTACGGAGGCGAACTGACATGACTGCTCGCGGCTCAATTCTCGTCACCGACGATGAGGAGAAGATCGTCCGGGTATTGGGGAGCGCGCTACGCGAAGAAGGCCACGAGGTCGTCGAGACGACGAGCCCGCACGAGGCGAAACGGCTGCTCGCCACGCGCCCATTCGACCTGTTCGTCGTCGACAACGTGATGCCCGAGTTGTCGGGCATGGACCTGATTCGTGAGCTCATGGGCACATCCCCGGAGGTCGAGCGGCCGCACATTCTGCTCATGACCGGTCACGCGACCATTGACGGCGCGATCGAGGCGATGAAACTCGGCGCGCTGGACTACCTCCGCAAGCCGTTCGAGATCGATCACGTGATCGCCACGGCAGCTCGCGTGGTCGAGACGCGCCGCGCGCGCCTGGGCAACGCGACACCCCCGACCGATGACGGAGACCACGTCGAGTCGGGCGTCGTCGGACAGAGCCCCGCGATCCGCGAAGTGCTGCGGCAGGCGAAGGTGGTGGCGGCGTGCAACAGCACCGTGCTGCTCACCGGTGAGACCGGGACTGGAAAGGAACTGGTTGCGCGCGCCATTCACATGCACAGCCCGCGACGCGCGCGACCGTTCATCAAGGTCAATTGCGCCGCCATCCCGGACAATCTGCTCGAGTCCGAGTTGTTCGGCTACGTGCGGGGCGCATTCACCGGCGCGATGGGCAACCGCCGTGGCAAGTTTGCGCTGGCCGAGCGCGGCAGCATCTTCCTCGACGAGATCGGCACGCTCAGCCCGGTTCTCCAGCCGAAGATCCTGCGGGTCATCCAGGAGCGCGAGTTCGAGCCGCTCGGCGCCGAGCGCACCGAACGTGCGGACGTGCGGATCATCGCCGCCACCAATCGCGACCTCTCGACCATGGTTTCCGAGGGGCGGTTCCTCGAGGACCTCTACTACCGGTTGAACGTGATCCCGATTCACATCCCGCCGCTTCGCAACCGGCCGGAAGACATCCCGCTGCTGGTCGAGTACTTCGTCAGGAAGCACCAGAGGCAGGTGGGCAAGCACATCGAAGGCCTCGAACCATCGGCCATGTTGATGCTGCAGCGATACTCGTGGCCTGGCAATGTCCGGGAACTGGAGAACACCATCGAGCGGGCCGTCGTGCTCGCCTGCGGCACGGTGATCCGTCCGCAGTGCGTGGCCGTCGCCCGGGCCATGCCCCAGGAGTCGGTACCGCTCCCCTCGATGACGCTTCGCACCAACGTGGAGTGGGTGGAGCGGGAGACCGTGCGCCGGGCCGTCGAGGCGGCGCATGGCGTGAAGCGAGACGCTGCCGACCTGATCGGGATCAGCCAACGCGCCTTGAGCTACTACCTCGCCAAGCACAACCTCGAACCGGGGAACCGGCCCGCTTCTTCCACGCAGTCTGGCGGTTCTCAGGACGGACAGGCGTGACGAGAGACGTAAGGGTTCTTTCCTGTTTCGAAGGTTCGGACTACGGCAACCGGATCGCAGCGCCGTTGGCCACTGGCACCAGCGGCCCGATCGCGGTCAGCGCCGACACGTAGTCGAGGAACCGGTCATCCGGGAGCGCAGCCGCGGCCCTCGCGACGGCCCACCAGTCGTCCGGATGTGCCATGTCGGCCGACGTGATGGCATCCCAGACCGCGTACGCCGCGACGTCGGGCGAAAGAGCGGCTGGCAGTCCGAGGGCCGCAAGCGCCTCGGCGACACGCAGGTGGACATCGGCCAATTGCGTCGGCAGCACACCCGCGCCGCGCGGCCCCTGGACGTCCTCCCAGGCGTGGCCGTCGGGCAACCGGACCGACAGGCTCCCGTCGAGCGTCCTGGTTGCGACTCCCCACCCGTCCAGTTCCGCACGCGGCAAATCGGGCTCGCCGATCCGCAGCAGGTCGGTCAGCGAGAAGAGAGTGACGGCCCGCACCTGATCGGTACGGACCAGCCACAACGCGGCGCGGCACCGCCATTCGCTCAGCCCAACCGAGACAGCCCGTTGCCACAGGGCCGGCGGAGTTGTCAGGAGTTCCGCCGCACGGGTGCGTCCACGTCGGATCGCCGCAACGATCCCGTCACGGGTGGCATCGCTCAGTCGAAACGGGCTGAACGCGGTCACGGTCTCACCAAACGCCCTGACGTCCTGCGGATCGGGACGCGGCCGTGTCCCGGGATCCTGCACCGACAGTCGTCGCACCCAGGATTGCGAGTACACCGTGCGGAGTGCCAGCACCGAGCCCTGGATCACCCAGCTCTTGTCCGGCATGCGCACTTCCTCTGGGAGGTGCCATGCATCGAGCGCAGGTCCCGCCGTCGCGTCGAAGAGATGGCGACGCGACGGGTCTCCGCCCATCAGGATCGAATCGTCGGGATCGCCAATCGCCCCGGCGTAGGCGAACGACACCAGCGCATCGGCGAGCAGGACGTCGCTCATGGTCAACAGCCTCGTCGCCTTCTCGCCGCGCGTGCGCGCATCCGCGTGTGCGAGGCTCTGCCTGGCGTCGTCGAGGGTGGCCCGGAGCGCGGGTATGGGGTGACCGAACAGACCGTCGAACTCCAGGCGAAGACCGGGCGCGAGTGCGTTGAGCGTTGCGACCTGGCGTTGGATCTCGTCGGCGCCGGCGCGCGGATCGGCCAGCGCGACGGCCACATCCTGAAGCGTCAGGGCATCGTCGATACGCGTGCTCTTCTGGATGACCCGGATGCGTTCGAGACGGACGGCCGTCGCGGCGCCAAGATCGACACGGTATCGCTGGTCTTCCCAGCTGAGAACGATGGCCGGGGCCGCCGGCAACCCTTGCCCCGAGACCGCCCGCACGAGGCAAGCCTCAGCAGGAGTCTTGTCGCTGCACAACTGAGGCAGCAGGGTGGAGCGCATCCACCGACCCACTGCTCCGACCGCGAGCCCACCTGTCGCCGGATCGGACGCGGACGCTCCGGCTGGCCCGCGGGACGGCAGCGCGAACAGGGACATGGCGCTGGCGTGGGCGCGCGACTTCTCGAGGACGCCGGTCGTGACGGCTCGTTCGAGGATTGCCAGCACGCCTTGCACCTGTGCGGTGTCCACGACCGCTGCTCCTCTGTCGAAACCCGCCCACGAACGCGAGGCAAATCGGAGCGCGGTCGCGTAGTCAGCCGGGCGATCGAGGCCAATGCGTTCGAGCGTCAGCAGCAATCCGTTGTTTCGGGGAAATGACGTGACGGCTTCGCAGACGGCGGGCAGATCGGCCAGACCTGCTGTCGGGAACATGCGCTGAGCGAACGTCACGGCACCGAGCCATTCCGCGCGCCGCTCTGGCCGTTCGCGTTCGATCCGATCCACGAGCCAGGCCGCATCGATCGGTGCGGCGTTGACTCTGGCTGAGGCGCACGCCTGGGGTAGTCCGCCGAACACGGTCTCCCACAGCGAGCGCCACGACGGCCCGGCCATCCGGCCGGTATCATCCACCCGGATCTGGATGAGCACGGCCGCAGGGTTCACAGGATGCCGCACCACCTG encodes:
- a CDS encoding ABC transporter substrate-binding protein; the encoded protein is MTRRHSAVCLLTILMATGALGGGAFERSPGGRMAEPMTTTASAGIPGGQLVIAQRAEPKTFNPVMAIDAPSREVLGRLMADLVHINRGTLGTEPALARAWSVTSDGRHYTLTLRRGLRFSDGHPCDADDVIFSFGVYLDERVHSPQRELLMADGKPMTVRKVDGLTVAVDLPSPLAAGERLFDSVAILPRHLLGRAYAEGTLSQAWNLTTAPSAIAGLGPFRLARYVPGERIVLERNPYYWKVDARGQALPYLQRLTFIQVPDESAQALRFQASETDLVTRLTADDYESLRAGQRDGGYRVIDLGPGLEYNFLFFNQNDLAGRGLPAVARKQAWFRGRAFRQAVSAAIDRDAVVRLVYRGHGAPLWTHVTPANARWIDQGIPRPPRSLDRARQLLRSDGFTWSADGRLHDGQGAPVEFTILVAAGNQPRTQMATIVQDDLSQLGMRATVVTLEFRALLNRVLESRDYDACVLGLASGDADPSAEMNVWLSNGPTHLWNPGQRTPATRWEAEIDDLMRRQSVTTDAIERKRLYDRVQDIVADELPLIAIASPSILVGARKDMGNFRPAILDHYVLSNVEELYWKNNQRGGAH
- a CDS encoding ABC transporter permease — its product is MWIRTPNAVMALLALHALVLFADPLAPDAPDRQHRDLALAPPTRLHFVDTAGRWHLRPLVYPFWMDPASRAPREDPSRAMPLQLWSRGAPYRLGGLVGWDRHLLGVDEPARLFLLGTDRYGRDLLSRLVIGARPTLYAGLMATVIALGLGIVIGTVAGYHGGWLDGVLMWLTDACLSLPWFYLLLALRSLLPLDLSPVRTFLLTAGLVGAVGWARPARLIRAVVLSERDGDHVLAARSCGATAFRVLARHVMPQAIGVAVTQAALLAPRYVLAEITLSFLGLGVAEPTASWGTLTAGMIPPGLVLSHWWLAAPLGAIVAVVALYDRAARDIEKMPRFGRAPRPTAEAC
- a CDS encoding sigma-70 family RNA polymerase sigma factor, with amino-acid sequence MGAGLRLPIAMNDEPTPAWADDALVRACLVGDERAWHALVDKYKRLIYSIALRYHATPDDAADIFQSVCLELYSELGRLRQAAALRGWLITVTMHAALRWRKQSVRREQVERSDVDVSMIGDPHVVTDDDRSALDRAQDLREAIASLPPRCQAMVHMLFFEDPPRPYAEVAASLGLATGSIGFIRGRCLDKLKKAVER
- a CDS encoding ABC transporter permease, producing MISLLIHRLAHIATLIAAIALLTVGASVWAPGSYDQPLRLEPHYSQGAVSDLRARHGLDRPVLMRVGSWIASAARGDLGISLEYNTPVAPLVMVRAGRTLLLGLVAMAFAWLLAIPIGVAMAARAGSWFDRAIGSCLAVALALPDPVLALGFIVVSIQIGVTPVGGLASARIDDASASAWAADVLAHLALPALVLVIGLLPTLVRHVRSSVVGVLAAPFIVTARARGVPRRRLLFRSALKVAAPPLISLGGLSAAGLFSASLLVEVVTGWPGLGPLLVEATRSRDIPVVIGASVCSMVMLGTATTASDLIARLVDPRLGRMPNHAFRTRYVNR
- a CDS encoding sigma-54 dependent transcriptional regulator → MTARGSILVTDDEEKIVRVLGSALREEGHEVVETTSPHEAKRLLATRPFDLFVVDNVMPELSGMDLIRELMGTSPEVERPHILLMTGHATIDGAIEAMKLGALDYLRKPFEIDHVIATAARVVETRRARLGNATPPTDDGDHVESGVVGQSPAIREVLRQAKVVAACNSTVLLTGETGTGKELVARAIHMHSPRRARPFIKVNCAAIPDNLLESELFGYVRGAFTGAMGNRRGKFALAERGSIFLDEIGTLSPVLQPKILRVIQEREFEPLGAERTERADVRIIAATNRDLSTMVSEGRFLEDLYYRLNVIPIHIPPLRNRPEDIPLLVEYFVRKHQRQVGKHIEGLEPSAMLMLQRYSWPGNVRELENTIERAVVLACGTVIRPQCVAVARAMPQESVPLPSMTLRTNVEWVERETVRRAVEAAHGVKRDAADLIGISQRALSYYLAKHNLEPGNRPASSTQSGGSQDGQA